GATGTGCGCCAAGTGCCACAGCGTGGATGACTCGCCGGTCAAGCAAATGAATTGGAACTCCTCGCGCCCCGATCCGCTCGAACATAAATTTAATCACTTCTCCCATTCCACGCATTTGAGCCTGATGGATGCGCGCGGATGTTTTACCTGCCATTCCATGACCGATATGGCCGGCAAAAAAGAAACTTATGCTTCCGCATTTGAACCGGGTCAGCGCGATCCGGCCATCTTCCACAGCAATTTCCGCACGATAGACAAGAACGCCTGCGCCACCTGCCACCGTCCCAATCTGGTCCGCCAGGATTGTTTACTTTGCCACAACTATCACATCGGCCATTTTAAGCCCGTCGTTCCCCATGCCAATATTGTCGCCACCGCGATATCGGCGGGTCATTAAAAATTTACTCCGCCGTCTTCGCTTCCGACCGCAATTTTCCCACTGCTTCCAACCGGTTTCGCACGTGCATTTTTTGGCAGATGCTTTTTACATGGCTGCGCACGGTTTCAAAACCGATGTTCAACTGTTCCGCGATCTCTTTATAGAGATAGCCCAGCGCCAGCAGATTCAACACTTCGCGCTCCCGCAAAGTCAGGTTCTCAGTCTCGGTCGGTGAAGGCCCCAACGCATGAAAATGTTCCACCACTTTGTTCGCCACATGGCTCGACATCGGCGCTCCGCCTTTATAGACATCGCGAATCGCTGCCAACAATTCCGCCGGCGGACTCGACTTGATCAGATAACCGTTCGCGCCCGCCTTCAGCGCGGCAAAAATCCGTTTGCTGTCTTCATAGACCGTCACCATCACAATGTGCGTGGAGTGATCGTGCTTGCGAATCTCGGTTAAACATTCGATGCCCGACATTCCCGGCAGCTTGATGTCCATCAACACCACGTCCGGCTTGGCCACGAGAATTTGTGGCAAAGCTTCTTCTGCCGACGAATAAGCGCCGAGGCACTTGATATCCGCCGCCGTTCCCAAAATTTTCGTGAATTGCTTTCGCAATCCAGAATCGTCTTCCACCACCACTACGGATTTTTTCATAATGAGCCTTTCTGTGGCGGTGATTTCTCAAACGCCTTTTGAACCGTCTTGCGAACCATTCGGTCCCGATTTCCCGTCACCCGATCCAATCACCAACTTAAAATGAATCGTCGTCCCCTGCCCCGGCGAACTTTCAATCGCGCAATTTCCACCCAGGCCTTCCAATCGCCGCTTCATATTTTTCAATCCGTGTCC
This portion of the Verrucomicrobiia bacterium genome encodes:
- a CDS encoding response regulator transcription factor, translated to MKKSVVVVEDDSGLRKQFTKILGTAADIKCLGAYSSAEEALPQILVAKPDVVLMDIKLPGMSGIECLTEIRKHDHSTHIVMVTVYEDSKRIFAALKAGANGYLIKSSPPAELLAAIRDVYKGGAPMSSHVANKVVEHFHALGPSPTETENLTLREREVLNLLALGYLYKEIAEQLNIGFETVRSHVKSICQKMHVRNRLEAVGKLRSEAKTAE